TCGTAGCCCTCGGCTGCAGCTATATTCCTACGGACGAACTTCTGGATGCGGAAGTTGAAAGCAGTGGGGTGGTGGAAATGGAAGAAATGAATTATGGGGGAACTGAAGAGCGCAGAATTCTGATACAGAACAAGCTTGATGAATGGTGTGCGCATTTGGGATATAAGGACTGTACGGTGAATATACTGACTCTCAGCCGTGAACTTGGTATTTCCAGGTATGATTTGTCTTTCTACTTTGAGCACTGTCTGAAGTCTACTTTCAGAACATGGCTCAGTGAGATACGTTTCGATGTGGCAAAGAAGATGATGCTGGAAAGGCCAGACTATAGCAATGACATCATTTCCCTGGAATGCGGCTTCTCTTCCCGCACCTATCTGTACCGTATTTTTAAGGCTAAGGAAGGTTGTACTCCTACTGAATGGAGAGCCGGACAGACAGTTACTGAAAAGACAGTCTGATATTACTCAATTCATGTAGTGATATTGCCCAATTCTTGCAGTTTGTTTTGGGCACTCGTTGCCCGTACAATGGGCACTATGTGCCCAAAGCCTGGTCTCTCGATGCCCAGGCTTTGGTCTCTCGATGCCCAGGCTTTGTTCACTGAGTGCTCACACCTTGTTCACAGAGTGCTCAGGCTTTGGTCGTGCGTGATGTTTAAACATTCATGCTGCGTGATAATTTCTATTGATTGTATCTTGTCAGCGCTTCCTTCACCATTTTGCCCCATGGCTTGATAAGGTCTGGAGTCCAGTTGCCGGTGGCTTTGGCACGAGGAAGGAGCATGGAGCAGGTTTCGTCTTTATCGCTTACCGACCAGTTTACCCAGCTCACCTTATACTTCTCCATCACATCAAGCCATTTCTGATATTCTTCGGGTGCCAGAGGCCCATTGCCAGATGCCTCCATGCCAGCACACTCCGATACAAATACGGGAAGACCGCTCTTGACGGCAGCTTCCAACTTGTCGCGCAAATAATCCTTGTGGGTGGCAGCATAGAAATGAAGAGTGTACATTACATTGCTTACTCCCTCTATAGGACTCTGCGCCACGAGGTCGATGTCCTGATCCCAATGAGGACAGCCCATCAGGATGATGTTGTCGGGATCATACTTTCTGATTTCTGAGATAATGGTCTTGGCATAGACTTTGAGATCTTCCCATTTGTCCTCGATAGGTTCGTTGTAGAGTTCGTAGAGAACGTTGGGATACTTGCCGTATTTCTGTGCCATCTTTCCGAAGAAAGCCTTGGCTTCCTCGGTGTGCATCTTGTGGGCATGCCAGTCGATGATAACGTAAGTGTCGTTCTTGATGGCTGCATCAACTACCTGGGTGATGCATTTCATGGCAAAATCGGGATTCTCCAGATAGTTGTCTTCTATTTGAATGCCCATGGCTGCACGAATAATGTTGGCATGCCAATCGTTAGCGAGCCACTTCACGGCTTGCTTGTTGTAGAATCGTGGCCAGATGTTGTGCCATCCCAGGCTTACGCCTCTCAATACTACAGGATTTCCACTTTGGTCGCACAATTGTGCACCTTTTACTTGCAGGTGTCCCCATTGCTTAACAGGGTTTGCTGCATACAATTGCGCCATGCAGAAGATGGCGGCAATAATGGTCATTAGTTTTTTCATTATGTTTTATAAATGATTAATGTATAATTTGCCGATAATTCGGCTTTTATAGCTGCAAAGTTACAATTTTTATTCGAATTGACCAAATGAAATGATTAAAAGTTGTAAGAAGGAGAGAAAAACAAGAATGGATAAACAGTTAATAAGGAAGGATGGATAAATAAAGAAGGATGGATAAATAAAGAAGGATGGATAAATAAAGAAGGATGGATAAATAAAGAAGGATGGATAAATAAAGAAGGATGGATAAATAAAGAAGAATGGATTGATACTAATGGCGGCTGTATAAATGAAAAAGCCTTCTGAAATTTCTTTCAGAAGGCTCTTGCGGAGAGAGAGGGATTCGAACCCCCGGTACCTCTCGGTACGACGGTTTTCAAGACCGTTGTAATCGACCACTCTACCATCTCTCCAAATTCGGTCGGATGACTATAGCTTGGTTTTCTTAAGCGGGTGCAAAGGTACGACTATTTTTTGATTCCACCAAATTTTTAGGGATTTTTTTTCGGAAAATTTTAGTTTTTGCTTTTTTATGATAAATAATCACGAAGGGGGATAAAAGAAAGAGCCTTCTGAAATTTCTTTCAGAAGGCTCTTGCGGAGAGAGAGGGATTCGAACCCCCGGTACCTCTCGGTACGACGGTTTTCAAGACCGTTGTAATCGACCACTCTACCATCTCTCCAAATTCGGTCGGATGACTATAGCTTGGTTTTCTTAAGCGGGTGCAAAGGTACAACTATTTTTTGATTCCACCAAATTTTTAAGGAAGTTTTTTTTGAAAATGGTCGATTTTTGATGATTTTCATGGCGTAAACTCAGTAGAATGTTTGAAAATAGCTATAAATCCTCGGATAAAGGCATAAAAAAAGGGCTACCGCCGTAGCCCCAACCTTGATAACCTTAAATCTAATACTATGAAAAACACAGTGCAAAAATACAAAATATATCCATTCGTCTTGTATAAAAAACAGAAAATCTGCATTTCTACTGCGATTTTTTACTTTTTTTAAATGTTATCCTTCTGATTTCAGATAACCTTTCTTCTTGAATTCCTCCATCAATGGCAAGGCGAGAACCTTGGCATCGGGATGAGGAGCACCAGTGGTGCCTAAGGCACGCAGATCGAAGAAATGCTTCCAGTCGCTGATAAAGGCAGTATGTACCAGCTCGGTGTTGCAATCCAATGGCAGGATGGCACGTGCTTCCTGTGGCTTGCAGCCTGCTTCAATCAGTTTCATGTAGGCATACTCCGCTGCCTGATTGGCAAAGATCCAGGTGTCGAGCTTGCTCCACTCCTGCGCTCTGCCTTCTGCTATATCGGCACACATGTCTTCCAGGCGGTAATCGCCTGGATCCTGAGAACCGTCGAACCCTGCTTCCTCTGCCCAGGTAGGGAGGTTGATGGTAATCTCGTTGTCGAACTTGTTCTTTGAGTAGTTGCAGTAGCGGGTGCTCTGCTCTGCCATCGAATTGGCGCGATGGCGGTTGTACTCTCGGGTGATGGCAATCTGGGTGGTGAAGTGCACAGTGATACGGAGCTCGTGCTTTCCCTCTTCGTAATCGCTGAGATACTTCAGGTCGTCCATCGCCTTGTTCTCTGCCAATACGCGGAGATTGGTGGTGATGTAATCCTTGCCGTCGATGGTGTTGCAGCGGGAGAACTTGTTGTGGGTGTAGAGAGGGAGTTCGTCATGGTTGCAGACGAGATAGATGGTGCCATGCTCCAGCATAGCGAAGTGCTCGCTCTGAATCATGCGCTCCACAAAAGGTTTGGCAGAGTCTTCTGTGGTGTTATTCTCGCTCTTGTAGCATACTCTTCCGGCACGTTCTATCTGCTGATAGACACCGAGTTCTCCAGGATTCTGGAGCCATATCTCATATTCTGGTCTTTCTATTTTCATTGTATTGTTTTGCTAATTTGGCTGCAAAGGTACATTATTTTATGCAGACGGCAAAATAATTAACTAGTTTTTGCGTACTTATAATAAGTTAATATATAAATAAGGTATATAGAATGGAAATAAAACCGATAGCAAGATTTCGATCGCCATTCAGCAGCAAGTTTGGTATTCCCAAGCAGGCTGGACTGGTGGCTGAGTTGGAAGGACAGATAGTTTTTGAACCGGAATATCGAAATCCTGATTTCCTGAGGGGAATGGAGGGATTCGACTTCTTGTGGCTGATATGGGAATTTTCGGCAAACAGGCACAAGGCGAATAGTCCGGTGGTTCGACCTCCTGTTTTGGGCGGCAATGAAAAGGTGGGTGTATTCGCTACCCGCAGTCCGTTTCGTCCGAACAACATCGGCTTGTCTTCCGTGAGAATCTCCCGGATAGAGTGGGAGACCAGCAAGGGACCTGTGGTTCATGTGAAGGGAGCCGATCTGATGGATGGCACACCTATCTATGATATCAAGCCTTATGTGGTTTATGCCGATTGTCATCCTGATGCCCGCAGTGGATTCGTGGATGATAGAAAATGGGCAAAACTGGATGTGGAGATATCGGAAGAGATGAATGAATATCTGAAAGAACAAGGATTGACGGATGGTAAGATTGAGATATTGAAGGAGGTGCTGGCTCAGGATCCTCGCCCTCGTTATCAAAAAGACCCTCATAAGGTATATGGAATGCCTTATGAGGGTATGGATATTCACTTTTCTGTGAGCGATCATACGCTTACTGTGGTGAAGTGATTACTATAATAGTCTTCGCTGGCTTACTTGTTGAAAGTGGCGAAGTGAACATTGTCGAGCTTGATTTTGCAAGTCGCGTCGATGTCCTGTGCCTGCTTGTCGTAGAAGATGTATGTATTCTTGATGGTTATATCGTGAATCATACCTTCTGCGCCGTGGGCTACGATGCCATTCTTGCA
The Segatella copri DNA segment above includes these coding regions:
- a CDS encoding glycoside hydrolase family 5 protein, with protein sequence MKKLMTIIAAIFCMAQLYAANPVKQWGHLQVKGAQLCDQSGNPVVLRGVSLGWHNIWPRFYNKQAVKWLANDWHANIIRAAMGIQIEDNYLENPDFAMKCITQVVDAAIKNDTYVIIDWHAHKMHTEEAKAFFGKMAQKYGKYPNVLYELYNEPIEDKWEDLKVYAKTIISEIRKYDPDNIILMGCPHWDQDIDLVAQSPIEGVSNVMYTLHFYAATHKDYLRDKLEAAVKSGLPVFVSECAGMEASGNGPLAPEEYQKWLDVMEKYKVSWVNWSVSDKDETCSMLLPRAKATGNWTPDLIKPWGKMVKEALTRYNQ
- a CDS encoding FAD-dependent thymidylate synthase, which translates into the protein MKIERPEYEIWLQNPGELGVYQQIERAGRVCYKSENNTTEDSAKPFVERMIQSEHFAMLEHGTIYLVCNHDELPLYTHNKFSRCNTIDGKDYITTNLRVLAENKAMDDLKYLSDYEEGKHELRITVHFTTQIAITREYNRHRANSMAEQSTRYCNYSKNKFDNEITINLPTWAEEAGFDGSQDPGDYRLEDMCADIAEGRAQEWSKLDTWIFANQAAEYAYMKLIEAGCKPQEARAILPLDCNTELVHTAFISDWKHFFDLRALGTTGAPHPDAKVLALPLMEEFKKKGYLKSEG
- the tsaA gene encoding tRNA (N6-threonylcarbamoyladenosine(37)-N6)-methyltransferase TrmO, with translation MEIKPIARFRSPFSSKFGIPKQAGLVAELEGQIVFEPEYRNPDFLRGMEGFDFLWLIWEFSANRHKANSPVVRPPVLGGNEKVGVFATRSPFRPNNIGLSSVRISRIEWETSKGPVVHVKGADLMDGTPIYDIKPYVVYADCHPDARSGFVDDRKWAKLDVEISEEMNEYLKEQGLTDGKIEILKEVLAQDPRPRYQKDPHKVYGMPYEGMDIHFSVSDHTLTVVK